The genomic region CGGGCAGAAAGAAGCGTCGTCAGAACTGCTGCTAGCAATCTGCAACGCGTTGGATGTACCGCTGTCGTTCGTGTTGCGTGAGGTCTCCGACCGGATCGCCGCGCTAGAGAACGTGAAGGTACCCGACACGGTACCCGACTACCTGCAGTCTTCTTTAGCGGAGCGGATGACGCTTCTGAGCTAGAAATTAGAACGGAGCTAGGCAAGTGACGATCTCAGAGTTCTGGAGGAATGTGGAGGCGGTCTACGGATCCTGTTACGGCCGCTCACTGGTTGGGGATCTATTCTTGCCACACTTGGGGGGTACTGCCGAGCAGGCCCTCAAGGACGGGATGGAACCCGACACGGTCTGGAATGAACTCGTAGACGAAACGGATGTTGGCGACGAAGCTCGGTGGGTGCACCGTCAACCACAGCCCGCACGTTAACATCACACTGTGGCTAACTTGAACGAGACTAATCGGACGAACAATTCCGAGGCTGGTTCGCGAGCTGATTGTATGAGCGGGGAGACGAT from Gleimia hominis harbors:
- a CDS encoding helix-turn-helix domain-containing protein; translation: MQVSKIETLSLREHLGEVLRNIRRHQGRTLRDVSSDAQVSLGYLSEVERGQKEASSELLLAICNALDVPLSFVLREVSDRIAALENVKVPDTVPDYLQSSLAERMTLLS
- a CDS encoding DUF3046 domain-containing protein is translated as MTISEFWRNVEAVYGSCYGRSLVGDLFLPHLGGTAEQALKDGMEPDTVWNELVDETDVGDEARWVHRQPQPAR